In a single window of the Arthrobacter sp. StoSoilA2 genome:
- a CDS encoding FtsK/SpoIIIE domain-containing protein → MIFECTLVRGPNAASPEPPEELTIIAFGGMPGLELQRQLQEARGVGPLSVAGEDLSALTVGHPPLVAGAVLVDGHCPVEKSDSPATPLLLLSHTGPGAGSVFALQRGHHHIGRGDVDIRIPDPGMSREHAVLEVSSTALSVTDTGSRNSVLVDGERVREKTVTSSSEIRCGNTTFTIVTPNSSTPGIHADAGRSVELPLEVQRQTGSLNRWPVAVAAGLPLVAGVGLALATGMWMFLGFTAVSALGLLVPIITGRKGRREFRLAVATAALQDAQRRRRCSPSAAEIIVATMVPAAGLVLNPPAPPTLPGPVAGSPDASPPRPAAGSGTCVRLGTAPTLANVRIVPADPHFCPPAIGAMPVTLGVHPATVALHGQAEHVDALIRFIIMQLSSFPGSSATPIILLGPIGRLPLSARFLPHLTLATNDAAATAALRRSKGNNNGRLIVLDDSPGGDECNTKLLDAALEASWQVLRHSGHYPGPNGPVIEIGQSGTSANLQVPGGLQEFIPDLVPLKAFEQFCRTMASIPHREGPAEDAIPESCSLNDLLPGGPRGILRRWVGGNGPNELQAILGQGQDGPLTFSFHIDGPHLLVAGTTGSGKSELLRTIVASMALNHSPDEVTFLFVDFKGGSGLRPLRGLPHCVGLLTDLGSHHLDRVLTSLRGEIRHREELFADAGTSDLAAYQRSAAATGAAIPHLVLVVDEFRMLVDEAPGALRELMRVAAIGRSLGIHLVMATQRPQGALTADIRANVTSSIALRVQSDAESMDIINSKAAASIGVGVPGRAYLVRATGNPEEFQTASLAVPATVSRAPEAAIVQSAVGALHSPQDKQPMIGKSTAQSETRAEAVVSATRTAWRSLGRADPRQPVAPPLPVSIGWNEDLSAFGMAGKDVEDAPDGSMTPVGPLGIVDRPEQQSVEALQWSPSDHGHFAMIGSSSSGMHECFKAASAMLAAHGIPPHLYILDSVGMLGKLRPDGSYGATLGLHQLALAVRVLERLAEEMARRRGAGEDVSTRPRLVLVVTGFCSWAAALRSGRFAWAEDLLRDIVRDGTPLGITVLISGERELVSSRFFAAIPNRAFFPTGATEESRFHWPRLPEVESVPGRAVAMGGFVQGATTVVHFRTAPIRTAPIRTEPSRNDWPFVDLQPSSEPPFRVRPLPEYLSTSAFVAAMAAVPGPSGRSPGSAQSGSNRIAREDEDGATSPDSIPLWIGLGGDESVPVSFPLGRRGVSIIIGGHGSGKTSVLTSLMALNSQVPWIFPAAGTTTGAFWASVARSATTGSLDPASILCVDDADLLDPEGRAALAALAGRTRGMIMTATTGPALLQRLPLAAEVQANGNGLILAPRTPLDGDILGVRLEIENPPRAGRGVIVRGNRAVQVQVAFTTDSMTHIRSIESQGGIR, encoded by the coding sequence TGACTGTCGGACACCCGCCACTCGTGGCCGGGGCCGTACTGGTGGACGGACACTGTCCCGTTGAAAAGTCAGACTCCCCGGCAACGCCGCTCCTGCTCCTGTCCCATACCGGGCCGGGGGCGGGCTCAGTCTTTGCACTCCAGCGCGGTCACCACCACATTGGCCGCGGCGATGTCGACATTCGCATCCCTGATCCAGGCATGTCCCGCGAGCACGCCGTGCTGGAGGTGTCCAGCACCGCATTGAGCGTCACGGACACGGGCAGCCGGAACTCGGTACTTGTTGATGGGGAGCGTGTCCGTGAAAAGACGGTGACGTCGTCTTCGGAAATTCGCTGCGGCAATACAACCTTCACTATCGTTACGCCAAACAGCTCCACTCCCGGGATTCACGCCGACGCCGGCCGTTCCGTTGAATTGCCCCTTGAAGTCCAGCGTCAGACGGGCTCATTGAACCGATGGCCGGTTGCCGTTGCGGCGGGGCTCCCGTTGGTAGCAGGCGTTGGTCTTGCACTCGCAACGGGAATGTGGATGTTCCTTGGCTTTACGGCCGTTTCCGCGCTGGGCCTCCTTGTTCCGATAATCACCGGAAGGAAGGGACGCCGGGAGTTCAGGCTTGCCGTCGCAACGGCGGCCTTGCAGGACGCCCAACGCCGCCGCCGATGTTCGCCGTCTGCTGCAGAGATCATCGTTGCCACCATGGTCCCGGCGGCAGGCTTGGTCCTGAACCCTCCGGCACCGCCAACATTGCCCGGCCCCGTGGCGGGGTCGCCCGATGCGTCACCACCACGTCCGGCCGCCGGCTCGGGAACGTGCGTCCGGCTAGGTACGGCGCCCACCCTGGCCAATGTGCGGATCGTCCCCGCAGATCCCCATTTCTGTCCACCGGCAATCGGAGCCATGCCAGTAACGCTGGGCGTGCACCCCGCGACTGTTGCCTTGCACGGCCAGGCCGAGCACGTCGATGCCCTGATCCGCTTTATCATCATGCAACTGTCAAGTTTCCCAGGATCGTCGGCCACACCGATTATTCTTTTGGGACCGATAGGGCGCCTGCCTCTCAGCGCCCGGTTCCTCCCGCACCTGACGCTTGCCACAAATGATGCGGCCGCGACGGCAGCTCTACGAAGGTCGAAGGGAAACAACAATGGCAGGCTCATAGTTCTCGATGACTCGCCGGGCGGAGATGAGTGCAATACCAAACTCCTGGACGCCGCCTTGGAGGCTTCATGGCAGGTGTTGCGGCATTCCGGCCACTACCCCGGACCCAACGGTCCGGTCATTGAGATAGGACAGTCTGGAACATCCGCCAATTTACAGGTCCCCGGTGGCCTGCAGGAGTTCATCCCGGACTTGGTTCCACTGAAGGCCTTCGAACAGTTCTGCCGCACAATGGCGTCCATCCCGCACCGGGAAGGCCCTGCCGAGGACGCCATTCCAGAATCATGCTCTTTGAATGACCTGCTTCCAGGCGGACCTCGAGGCATACTCCGGCGATGGGTTGGCGGGAACGGGCCAAACGAGCTCCAGGCAATTCTGGGGCAGGGCCAAGACGGCCCCTTGACGTTTAGCTTCCATATTGATGGACCCCATCTCCTGGTAGCCGGAACTACAGGCTCCGGGAAATCGGAACTCCTGCGGACGATAGTGGCATCCATGGCCCTGAATCACTCGCCAGACGAGGTGACATTCCTGTTTGTCGATTTCAAGGGAGGCTCCGGACTACGCCCTTTACGTGGGCTTCCGCACTGCGTGGGCCTTCTTACTGACCTTGGAAGTCATCATCTTGACCGCGTGCTTACTTCCCTGCGGGGCGAGATCCGCCATCGCGAGGAGTTGTTCGCGGACGCTGGGACTTCAGACTTGGCTGCATACCAACGTTCAGCTGCAGCTACAGGGGCGGCGATCCCCCACTTGGTCCTTGTTGTAGATGAGTTCCGAATGTTGGTCGACGAAGCCCCCGGAGCCCTTCGTGAGCTGATGCGCGTTGCCGCCATTGGACGGTCCCTCGGCATTCACCTGGTCATGGCCACACAAAGGCCACAAGGTGCGCTGACCGCCGACATCCGCGCCAACGTCACTTCAAGCATCGCACTGCGTGTTCAGTCGGATGCAGAATCAATGGACATCATCAATTCCAAAGCCGCTGCATCCATCGGCGTCGGCGTTCCCGGGCGGGCGTATCTTGTAAGGGCCACCGGCAATCCAGAGGAATTCCAGACGGCGTCCCTTGCTGTGCCAGCCACCGTCAGCCGGGCCCCGGAGGCAGCAATCGTTCAGTCGGCCGTTGGGGCCTTGCACTCTCCGCAGGACAAACAGCCAATGATCGGGAAGTCCACGGCACAGTCGGAAACAAGGGCCGAAGCGGTGGTCTCGGCAACCCGAACCGCCTGGCGCTCCCTGGGGCGGGCTGACCCCAGGCAACCTGTAGCCCCACCTTTGCCGGTGTCCATTGGGTGGAATGAAGATCTGTCCGCTTTCGGTATGGCGGGCAAGGACGTTGAAGACGCACCGGACGGGTCCATGACCCCCGTAGGTCCGTTGGGGATCGTGGACAGACCGGAACAGCAGTCAGTGGAGGCCCTGCAATGGTCGCCTTCCGACCATGGTCATTTCGCCATGATCGGCAGCAGTTCCAGTGGAATGCACGAATGCTTCAAGGCTGCATCGGCGATGCTGGCAGCACATGGAATCCCACCGCATCTGTACATCCTGGATTCAGTTGGAATGCTGGGAAAGCTCCGTCCAGACGGCAGCTATGGCGCCACACTGGGCCTGCATCAGCTGGCATTGGCGGTACGGGTCCTTGAGCGGCTCGCTGAAGAAATGGCACGTCGACGCGGGGCGGGCGAGGATGTGTCCACACGGCCCCGTTTGGTCCTGGTGGTTACCGGCTTTTGCTCATGGGCCGCAGCGCTCCGATCAGGGCGTTTCGCGTGGGCCGAGGATCTCTTGAGGGACATCGTCCGGGACGGGACACCCCTTGGCATCACAGTCCTGATCTCCGGCGAACGCGAACTCGTCAGCTCACGATTTTTCGCCGCAATCCCAAACCGGGCATTTTTCCCAACGGGCGCCACGGAAGAATCGCGCTTTCACTGGCCACGCCTTCCCGAAGTCGAGTCTGTCCCAGGGCGCGCTGTTGCCATGGGTGGATTTGTTCAGGGCGCAACCACGGTGGTTCATTTCCGCACTGCACCCATCCGCACTGCACCCATCCGCACTGAACCAAGCAGGAATGACTGGCCGTTCGTTGATCTTCAACCTTCATCGGAACCACCCTTCCGGGTCCGGCCCCTCCCCGAATACCTCAGCACGTCTGCTTTCGTTGCCGCGATGGCAGCTGTCCCAGGACCATCGGGGCGATCCCCGGGATCGGCGCAGTCTGGCAGCAACCGCATTGCACGTGAAGACGAGGACGGCGCGACATCGCCGGACTCCATTCCCTTGTGGATCGGCCTTGGGGGCGACGAATCGGTTCCCGTGTCATTTCCCCTTGGGCGGCGTGGTGTCAGCATCATTATTGGAGGTCATGGCTCCGGCAAGACTTCGGTGCTGACATCGCTGATGGCCCTTAATTCCCAGGTTCCGTGGATCTTCCCGGCAGCTGGAACTACCACGGGTGCTTTCTGGGCAAGCGTGGCCCGTTCTGCCACCACTGGGTCGCTGGATCCTGCGAGCATCCTCTGTGTCGATGACGCCGATCTCCTGGATCCGGAGGGGCGCGCAGCTCTCGCCGCCCTGGCTGGCCGGACACGAGGAATGATCATGACTGCCACGACAGGTCCAGCATTGCTTCAACGCTTGCCACTGGCTGCAGAGGTCCAAGCCAATGGCAACGGCCTGATTCTGGCTCCGAGGACTCCCCTGGACGGCGACATCCTCGGCGTGAGGCTGGAAATAGAAAACCCGCCGCGTGCCGGTCGGGGCGTGATCGTCCGGGGAAACCGCGCGGTCCAAGTGCAGGTGGCGTTCACCACCGACTCCATGACGCACATCAGGAGCATCGAAAGCCAGGGCGGCATTCGCTAG
- a CDS encoding WhiB family transcriptional regulator, producing MDWRNRAACLDKDPELFFPVGNTGPALLQIEEAKSVCRRCPVVDTCLQWALESGQDAGVWGGMSEDERRALKRRAARARRAS from the coding sequence ATGGATTGGCGTAATCGCGCAGCCTGCCTCGACAAGGACCCGGAGCTCTTTTTCCCAGTCGGCAACACGGGACCAGCACTTCTGCAGATTGAGGAAGCAAAAAGCGTTTGCCGCCGGTGCCCGGTCGTGGACACTTGCCTTCAATGGGCTCTGGAGTCCGGCCAGGATGCAGGCGTCTGGGGTGGCATGAGCGAGGACGAACGCCGTGCACTCAAGCGTCGCGCAGCACGGGCCCGGCGCGCTTCTTAG